The Planktothrix sp. FACHB-1365 sequence ATCTGTTGCCAAAGATGCTGACGTAGTTGCTCAAAATCTTTGATATTAAGGCTACCCTGTTGAAAAATATCATAATTTAGAGCGACTATTTGCTGTTGAATTTGCAGGGAGGTATTCAGGTGATCATGTATTCGTTTTGTCACCTGATCCATCACCTGATTGGCTAAGTTTTCTACCGCTTGTTGTCCACTTTGATAAGACAAATAACCCACTAATCCCACAGCACCGACAATTTGCAACACAAAGGGGACAATTAACACTAATCTCAGGGAAATTTGTCGGGTTTTTAAGGATTTATTGGAGAGAGATTTCATCATCTGTGATCAGAGGTTTAACTTAATCAACCAACTGCTCAAATTAAAATTTACTTCGTAGTGAGGGCTTTAGCCCTCTCTTAGCCCTAAAGGGCTTACTACGAGGATTTTAGCCCTAAAGGGCTTACTACGAGGATTTTAGCCCTAAAGGGCTTACTACAAGGGTTTTTGACCGGGAACTCCAACATTTCGAGGGTATTGTTTCGGTGTAGGTTTAACTTTTTTAATCGATACACAGTGGCGAACACTGTTAGTTAAAGGGGTGGTAAATTCATCAACAGATTCGATGATTCCCCCTAATTGTTTCACCGCCGATGTTAACTGTTTTTCTTCTTCTGTTGTCCAGTGACCTCGATAGAGAATTCCTAATCCTCCAATCTTTAATAAAGGCAAAGCATATTCAGCAGAAACGGATGGCGGAGCCACGGCTCTTAATAAAGCTAACTGATAGGATTCTCGATGTTTATGGTGTTGACCCAGAGCTTCTGCTCGACCTACCCAAGGAATGGTATTTTTGAAGTTTAATTGCTCTAAAATTGTTGTTAAGGCGGTAATTTTTTTGCGAGTTGAATCTAATAACGTGACAGAACAATCCGGTAATACTAAAGCCACAGGTATTCCGGGGAAGCCTCCCCCTGTACCAATATCAATAATTT is a genomic window containing:
- the rsmG gene encoding 16S rRNA (guanine(527)-N(7))-methyltransferase RsmG, with translation MNQTSFPKLPELTAIWQNTLNWQPTPAQQDLFQQLFELILEFNQQLNLTRLTEPEEFWEKHLWDSLRGIAPILSGKTASHPSDKIIDIGTGGGFPGIPVALVLPDCSVTLLDSTRKKITALTTILEQLNFKNTIPWVGRAEALGQHHKHRESYQLALLRAVAPPSVSAEYALPLLKIGGLGILYRGHWTTEEEKQLTSAVKQLGGIIESVDEFTTPLTNSVRHCVSIKKVKPTPKQYPRNVGVPGQKPL